In Nicotiana tabacum cultivar K326 chromosome 17, ASM71507v2, whole genome shotgun sequence, one DNA window encodes the following:
- the LOC142161629 gene encoding uncharacterized protein LOC142161629 isoform X2 has protein sequence MVKRHREETDSNGALAVEPATSYSTVFIDTNFDTHLALIVSDSDSVFDLKKKVVFEHLRCFPEMKELKISSVKVKRRGHYYHLSDTMFVRSVFEGINNGWFLSVDASSCDQGLLCITYAQTEADSHSFNEMAKEKGFDTNEPHIAHGNLASASIVKQKKVAKVIGEFKTMDELQQLYLGAGPVAKKRRIEGVVTDTHTSKHGIDNDDSEFKIVGNDSNEGEREHITSAEPSNKMSKFGKKKCRMGGASAEISSVQDAQCGNRNNDALDETSQCGTIANKVKKPDSCQGSTGFNHRDVAIPENSTEHRPIIKAALAEALEDQSLRTNTAHQKRKKKKVKDSSTCHDGVEMKIFDKLTDVDTTIQSGLKETV, from the exons ATGGTGAAACGTCATCGCGAAGAAACCGATTCCAATGGAGCGCTGGCAGTTGAACCTGCGACGTCGTACAGCACGGTTTTCATAGATACCAACTTTGATACTCACTTGGCTTTAATTGTCTCCGACTCTGATTCTGTCTTCGATCTCAAAA AAAAGGTTGTGTTTGAACATTTAAGGTGCTTTCCTGAGATGAAAGAATTGAAGATTTCTTCAGTGAAG GTGAAACGGAGAGGACATTACTATCACCTGTCCGATACTATGTTTGTCAGAAGTGTTTTTGAGGGTATAAATAATGGCTGGTTCCTTTCTGTTGATGCTTCTAGCTGTGACCAAGGGTTACTTTGCATCACATATGCGCAAACTGAGGCTGACAGTCATTCGTTCAATGAAATGGCTAAAGAGAAGGGTTTTGATACTAATGAACCTCACATAGCTCATGGAAACTTGGCATCAGCCTCCATCGTGAAACAGAAGAAAGTTGCGAAGGTCATTGGTGAATTCAAGACTATGGATGAATTGCAGCAACTTTATCTCGGAGCTGGTCCTGTGGCTAAGAAGCGTCGCATAGAAGGTGTAGTCACAGATACCCACACTTCAAAGCATGGCATAGATAATGATGATTCTGAATTTAAGATTGTTGGAAATGATAGTAATGAAGGAGAACGAGAGCATATAACCAGTGCTGAACCCAGTAATAAGATGTCAAAATTTGGAAAGAAGAAATGTAGGATGGGTGGGGCGAGTGCTGAAATCTCTAGTGTGCAGGACGCACAATGTGGGAATAGGAACAATGATGCACTTGACGAAACATCGCAGTGTGGGACTATTGCGAATAAAGTGAAAAAACCGGATAGCTGTCAGGGTTCCACCGGGTTTAATCATAGGGATGTTGCAATTCCGGAGAACTCCACAGAACATAGACCAATAATAAAGGCGGCTTTAGCAGAAGCGTTAGAGGACCAATCTTTGAGAACTAATACTGCCcatcagaaaaggaaaaagaagaaggtaAAGGACTCATCCACGTGCCATGATGGAGTTGAAATGAAGATCTTTGACAAGTTAACTGATGTTGACACTACTATTCAATCTGGACTGAAAGAAACG GTATGA
- the LOC142161629 gene encoding uncharacterized protein LOC142161629 isoform X1, translated as MVKRHREETDSNGALAVEPATSYSTVFIDTNFDTHLALIVSDSDSVFDLKKKVVFEHLRCFPEMKELKISSVKVKRRGHYYHLSDTMFVRSVFEGINNGWFLSVDASSCDQGLLCITYAQTEADSHSFNEMAKEKGFDTNEPHIAHGNLASASIVKQKKVAKVIGEFKTMDELQQLYLGAGPVAKKRRIEGVVTDTHTSKHGIDNDDSEFKIVGNDSNEGEREHITSAEPSNKMSKFGKKKCRMGGASAEISSVQDAQCGNRNNDALDETSQCGTIANKVKKPDSCQGSTGFNHRDVAIPENSTEHRPIIKAALAEALEDQSLRTNTAHQKRKKKKVKDSSTCHDGVEMKIFDKLTDVDTTIQSGLKETVCIRRKEQDCLI; from the exons ATGGTGAAACGTCATCGCGAAGAAACCGATTCCAATGGAGCGCTGGCAGTTGAACCTGCGACGTCGTACAGCACGGTTTTCATAGATACCAACTTTGATACTCACTTGGCTTTAATTGTCTCCGACTCTGATTCTGTCTTCGATCTCAAAA AAAAGGTTGTGTTTGAACATTTAAGGTGCTTTCCTGAGATGAAAGAATTGAAGATTTCTTCAGTGAAG GTGAAACGGAGAGGACATTACTATCACCTGTCCGATACTATGTTTGTCAGAAGTGTTTTTGAGGGTATAAATAATGGCTGGTTCCTTTCTGTTGATGCTTCTAGCTGTGACCAAGGGTTACTTTGCATCACATATGCGCAAACTGAGGCTGACAGTCATTCGTTCAATGAAATGGCTAAAGAGAAGGGTTTTGATACTAATGAACCTCACATAGCTCATGGAAACTTGGCATCAGCCTCCATCGTGAAACAGAAGAAAGTTGCGAAGGTCATTGGTGAATTCAAGACTATGGATGAATTGCAGCAACTTTATCTCGGAGCTGGTCCTGTGGCTAAGAAGCGTCGCATAGAAGGTGTAGTCACAGATACCCACACTTCAAAGCATGGCATAGATAATGATGATTCTGAATTTAAGATTGTTGGAAATGATAGTAATGAAGGAGAACGAGAGCATATAACCAGTGCTGAACCCAGTAATAAGATGTCAAAATTTGGAAAGAAGAAATGTAGGATGGGTGGGGCGAGTGCTGAAATCTCTAGTGTGCAGGACGCACAATGTGGGAATAGGAACAATGATGCACTTGACGAAACATCGCAGTGTGGGACTATTGCGAATAAAGTGAAAAAACCGGATAGCTGTCAGGGTTCCACCGGGTTTAATCATAGGGATGTTGCAATTCCGGAGAACTCCACAGAACATAGACCAATAATAAAGGCGGCTTTAGCAGAAGCGTTAGAGGACCAATCTTTGAGAACTAATACTGCCcatcagaaaaggaaaaagaagaaggtaAAGGACTCATCCACGTGCCATGATGGAGTTGAAATGAAGATCTTTGACAAGTTAACTGATGTTGACACTACTATTCAATCTGGACTGAAAGAAACGGTATGCATTCGCAGAAAAGAGCAAGATTGTCTGATTTAA